A region from the bacterium genome encodes:
- a CDS encoding DUF362 domain-containing protein, with translation MKKSTYHSMELISSLNRREMLKLGAGVGLLLGTPAAWAQEAQKPQPPARPRTNIDEALKIPKTARSLPGPFPGYVVQVTDDAAARASRVQPEAVTAMFEKGLQQLTGTTMKKAFKLFFSKKDIVGIKVNPVGPGVIATHLELVDAVIAWLTGCGLKRDQIVIWDRFDYMLRDAGFTAERFPGIAIEGLQTMDEAAAEGKSDNSRWLKADGTHVSAGNYDQAVYYWADVEGDKAEAYLNQHVFNGQYSYFGKLVTQRLTRIINLPVFKNTGNGVSMATKNLGYAAICNTARLHRPLFFDVCTEVLAFPAIRDKLALNITDGLRGQYDGGPDGAAQFTWDYNTLFFATDPFALDMVCHNLLVAKRKQMNVKVNEHPRFTEYLRYAEKLGLGVASPEKITHVVV, from the coding sequence ATGAAAAAATCGACCTACCATTCCATGGAACTGATTTCCTCGCTTAACCGCCGGGAAATGCTCAAACTGGGCGCGGGGGTGGGCTTGCTGCTCGGGACACCTGCAGCCTGGGCACAGGAGGCACAAAAGCCTCAGCCGCCGGCCAGGCCCAGGACCAATATCGATGAGGCGCTTAAAATTCCGAAAACAGCGCGCTCCCTGCCAGGACCCTTTCCCGGCTACGTGGTGCAGGTGACCGACGACGCCGCCGCCCGGGCAAGCCGCGTCCAGCCGGAGGCTGTCACGGCCATGTTCGAAAAGGGGCTGCAACAGCTGACCGGCACCACGATGAAAAAAGCCTTCAAGCTCTTTTTCAGCAAAAAGGATATCGTGGGCATTAAGGTCAATCCGGTCGGACCGGGCGTCATCGCCACCCATCTCGAGCTGGTCGATGCCGTCATTGCCTGGCTGACCGGCTGCGGCCTCAAACGGGATCAAATTGTCATCTGGGACCGGTTCGATTATATGCTCAGGGATGCGGGTTTTACCGCAGAGCGTTTCCCGGGGATCGCCATCGAAGGATTACAGACCATGGACGAGGCCGCCGCCGAAGGCAAGAGCGATAACAGCCGCTGGCTGAAAGCCGATGGTACCCATGTCAGCGCCGGTAATTACGATCAGGCGGTCTATTACTGGGCCGATGTGGAGGGCGACAAGGCGGAAGCCTATCTCAACCAGCACGTATTCAACGGCCAGTACTCCTATTTCGGCAAGCTGGTGACCCAAAGGCTGACCCGGATCATCAACCTCCCCGTCTTTAAAAACACCGGTAATGGCGTCTCGATGGCCACGAAAAACCTCGGTTATGCCGCCATCTGCAACACTGCGCGCCTCCACCGGCCCCTCTTCTTCGACGTCTGCACCGAGGTGCTCGCTTTTCCGGCCATCCGCGATAAGCTGGCCCTCAACATCACCGATGGTTTGCGCGGCCAGTATGACGGCGGCCCGGACGGCGCCGCCCAGTTCACCTGGGACTACAATACCCTCTTTTTCGCCACCGATCCCTTCGCCCTTGACATGGTCTGTCACAACCTGCTGGTGGCAAAGCGCAAGCAGATGAATGTCAAGGTCAACGAACATCCCCGCTTCACCGAGTACCTTCGCTATGCCGAAAAGCTGGGACTGGGCGTGGCCTCGCCGGAGAAAATCACCCATGTCGTTGTCTGA
- a CDS encoding glycerophosphodiester phosphodiesterase family protein, which produces MFRNTIFFSTLMLCAVSAVLHAGTAIIAHRGASGLAPENTMAAYAKAVEIGADCFELDVWLSSDDSLMLMHDEAVARTTGAGGTIPTMTYQQLRALDAGSWFSPLFAGEKIPTLAEALDLALRASYRVGVVIEIKSTAPTVVEKVVAAVQQRGLQDRVIISSFNFSHLSRSKQLDPSIPVQLFGTIALAQIKQVASIGGEWVGTDGAITTALLDSAHARGVKMNKWTVNSASEMLPLIKLGADAFTTNFPDIARALLDTTPPGEVVLLPPVVDETRIGLSWLPAEDPESPSITYEIYRDTRAQPEILLATVIDTTAYIDDTRLESTQFFYRIRAKNTAGLYSLTYSNEAQATTAPDLRPPQVTAVRAYGRPDHLVIRFNERVEGESAQAAANYRIEPGVTVTSARLALDSLSVMLTTSPLPEKSPCTLTVTGVKDQALHPNPIVEPETADFNYWPYRPGLVAAWDFDEEAGTTLPDYSGNANHGTLQNGISWSGGHTGNGLLFDGVDDFILVPASPSLDINTPAVTLSLWTWMAYTPNNLRGAYGPLYDSESDTYVLYEDKGIHELRFKVTTNVSAERPGIRDADLTAGEWIHLVGVYDGTRAMIYLNGELKDSHNLTGTVKAGQIATIGKTGGVYFKGRIDDIQIYNRALSAEEILFLYDGRQITSSAGYHPLQPEAFGLSQNYPNPFNASTTLNYLLPCREIVDLAVYDLLGRRIASLVQGLQGPGPGRTTWDGLDEHGLPAASGLYLCKLSSGRKTATRAMLLLK; this is translated from the coding sequence ATGTTCAGAAATACCATCTTTTTCTCCACCCTGATGCTTTGTGCGGTTTCCGCTGTGCTCCACGCGGGCACGGCGATCATCGCCCACCGCGGCGCCTCCGGCCTCGCTCCCGAGAACACCATGGCTGCCTATGCCAAAGCCGTTGAAATCGGCGCCGATTGTTTCGAACTGGACGTCTGGCTCTCCAGCGACGATTCGCTCATGCTGATGCACGACGAAGCGGTCGCGCGCACCACCGGCGCCGGCGGGACCATCCCGACCATGACCTACCAGCAACTGCGTGCCCTCGACGCTGGCTCCTGGTTCAGTCCCCTGTTTGCCGGCGAGAAGATTCCGACTCTGGCTGAAGCCCTGGACCTGGCTCTGCGCGCCTCTTACCGCGTCGGTGTGGTCATCGAGATCAAGAGCACCGCACCCACGGTGGTCGAAAAGGTCGTGGCCGCTGTCCAGCAGCGCGGCTTGCAGGACCGGGTGATAATCAGCAGCTTCAATTTCAGCCATCTCAGCCGGTCCAAGCAACTCGATCCCTCCATCCCGGTTCAGCTCTTCGGCACCATCGCTCTGGCGCAGATCAAGCAGGTCGCGAGTATCGGCGGAGAATGGGTCGGGACCGATGGCGCCATTACCACGGCCCTGCTCGATTCGGCCCACGCCCGCGGCGTCAAGATGAATAAATGGACTGTCAACAGCGCCTCCGAAATGCTCCCCCTGATCAAGCTGGGGGCGGATGCCTTCACCACCAATTTTCCCGACATCGCCAGAGCCCTGCTCGATACCACCCCCCCGGGGGAGGTGGTGCTCCTACCTCCGGTAGTCGACGAAACCCGTATCGGCCTGAGCTGGCTGCCGGCGGAGGATCCGGAGAGCCCTTCCATAACCTACGAAATCTATCGCGACACGCGGGCCCAGCCCGAAATTCTGCTGGCGACCGTGATCGATACCACCGCCTATATCGATGATACCCGCCTCGAATCGACACAGTTCTTTTACCGCATCCGGGCCAAGAATACCGCCGGACTCTACAGCCTCACGTACAGCAATGAGGCACAGGCGACCACCGCCCCGGACCTGCGCCCGCCGCAGGTCACGGCAGTCCGCGCTTACGGCCGGCCCGATCATCTGGTGATCCGCTTCAACGAGCGGGTGGAGGGAGAGAGCGCCCAGGCCGCCGCCAACTACCGGATCGAACCCGGAGTGACCGTCACCAGCGCGCGCCTCGCCCTCGACTCGCTCTCGGTCATGCTCACTACCTCGCCCCTGCCCGAAAAAAGCCCCTGCACCCTGACGGTCACCGGCGTCAAAGATCAGGCTCTCCATCCCAACCCTATCGTCGAACCCGAAACCGCGGACTTTAATTATTGGCCGTACCGGCCCGGCCTGGTCGCCGCCTGGGATTTTGATGAAGAGGCGGGAACCACCTTGCCCGACTACTCCGGCAATGCCAACCACGGCACCCTGCAAAACGGGATCTCCTGGTCGGGTGGCCACACCGGCAACGGCCTCCTCTTCGACGGCGTCGACGATTTTATCCTGGTGCCGGCCTCCCCTTCCCTCGACATCAATACCCCGGCCGTCACCCTCTCGCTCTGGACCTGGATGGCCTACACACCCAACAACCTCCGCGGCGCCTATGGCCCGCTCTACGACTCGGAAAGCGATACCTATGTCCTCTACGAGGACAAGGGCATCCACGAACTCCGCTTCAAGGTGACCACTAATGTCAGTGCGGAGCGGCCCGGGATTCGCGATGCAGATCTCACCGCCGGCGAATGGATCCACCTGGTTGGCGTTTACGACGGCACCAGGGCGATGATCTACCTCAACGGTGAACTCAAGGACAGTCATAACCTGACCGGCACCGTCAAAGCGGGCCAGATTGCCACCATCGGCAAGACCGGCGGCGTCTACTTCAAGGGCAGGATCGACGATATCCAGATCTACAATCGGGCCCTCAGCGCCGAAGAGATCCTCTTCCTCTACGACGGCCGCCAGATCACCAGCTCGGCCGGCTACCATCCGCTCCAGCCGGAGGCATTCGGACTGTCGCAGAACTATCCCAACCCCTTCAATGCCTCGACCACCCTGAACTATTTGCTGCCCTGCCGGGAGATCGTCGATCTGGCGGTCTATGACCTGCTCGGCCGCCGAATCGCCAGCCTGGTGCAGGGCCTCCAGGGGCCGGGCCCCGGTCGGACCACCTGGGATGGACTGGACGAGCACGGCCTCCCCGCAGCCAGTGGCCTCTATTTATGCAAGCTGAGCAGCGGGAGAAAAACGGCCACCCGCGCGATGCTGCTCCTCAAATAA